One window from the genome of Manis pentadactyla isolate mManPen7 chromosome 15, mManPen7.hap1, whole genome shotgun sequence encodes:
- the SPRED3 gene encoding sprouty-related, EVH1 domain-containing protein 3 isoform X1, translated as MVQVRAVVMARDDSSGGWLPVGGGGLSQVSVCRVRGARPEGGARQGHYVIHGERLRDQKTTLECTLRPGLVYNKVNPIFHHWSLGDCKFGLTFQSPAEADEFQKSLLAALAALGRGSLTPSSSSTSSSPSQDTAETPCPLTSHMDSESSSSHSHQETPPTASAAATIITVESASGFGPATPHQRRRSSAQSYPPLLQFTGIPEPSEPLAGAGAPGWGGRGYEDYRRAGPPAPLALSTCVVRFAKTGALRGAALGTPAALPAPLTEAAPPAPPARPPPGPGLAPAPAKTSPEAEEAARCIHCRALFRRRADGRGGRCAEAPDPGRLLVRRLSCLWCAESLLYHCLSDAEGDFSDPCACEPGHPRPAARWAALAALSLAVPCLCCYAPLRACHWVAARCGCAGCGGRHEEAAR; from the exons ATGGTTCAGGTCCGAGCTGTGGTGATGGCCCGAGATGACTCCAGTGGGGGCTGGCTGCCTGTGGGGGGCGGGGGCCTCAGCCAGGTGAGCGTATGTCGGGTCCGAGGGGCCAGGCCCGAGGGGGGGGCCCGCCAGGGGCACTACGTCATCCACGGGGAGCGCCTCCGGGACCAGAAA ACCACGTTGGAGTGTACCCTGAGGCCGGGCTTGGTTTACAACAAGGTGAACCCCATCTTCCATCACTGGAGCCTGGGTGACTGCAAGTTTGGGCTAACATTTCAGAGTCCTGCAGAGGCTGATGAGTTCCAGAAGAGCCTGCTGGCTGCACTGGCCGCACTGGGTCGAG gcTCGCttaccccctcctcctcctccacctcctcctccccttcccaGGACACTGCAGAGACTCCTTGCCCTCTGACG TCCCACATGGACAGCGAGTCCTCCTCCAGTCACAGCCACCAGGAGACACCTCCCACCGCCTCCGCGGCGGCCACCATCATCACCGTGGAGTCAGCTTCTGGCTTCGGGCCGGCCACGCCCCACCAGCGCCGCCGCTCCTCCGCTCAG AGCTACCCTCCACTCCTACAGTTCACGGGGATTCCGGAGCCCTCAGAGCCCCTGGCCGGGGCAGGGGCACCGGGATGGGGCGGCCGAGGCTATGAGGATTACCGGCGCGCCGGGCCGCCCGCGCCCCTCGCCCTGTCCACCTGCGTCGTGCGCTTCGCCAAGACCGGCGCGTTGAGAGGTGCAGCCCTGGGTACCCCCGCCGCACTGCCCGCCCCTCTCACTGAGGCTGCGCCCCCAGCACCCCCGGCTcgcccacccccaggccccgGCCTGGCACCTGCGCCGGCCAAGACGTCCCCGGAGGCGGAGGAGGCGGCGCGCTGCATCCACTGCCGCGCGCTCTTCCGCCGCCGCGCTGACGGGCGTGGCGGCCGCTGCGCAGAGGCCCCGGACCCGGGTCGCCTGCTGGTGCGCCGGCTCAGCTGCCTGTGGTGCGCCGAGAGCTTGCTCTACCACTGCCTGTCGGACGCCGAGGGCGACTTCTCGGACCCGTGCGCCTGCGAGCCGGGCCACCCGCGCCCTGCCGCGCGCTGGGCCGCACTGGCCGCGCTCTCCCTGGCAGTACCCTGCCTCTGCTGCTACGCGCCCCTGCGCGCATGCCACTGGGTCGCAGCGCGATGTGGCTGTGCGGGCTGCGGGGGTCGCCACGAGGAAGCAGCGCGGTGA
- the PSMD8 gene encoding 26S proteasome non-ATPase regulatory subunit 8 yields MFIKGRPPRAPPRGRLSSNRGRRRQAGAAPPPALGSTSRAHFRRACACRRRCRQSGRRSAASRKMAAAAVNGAAGASGSGPAAPSGAVLQAAAGMYEQLKGEWNRKSPNLSKCGEELGRLKLVLLELNFLPTTGTKLTKQQLILARDILEIGAQWSILRKDIPSFERYMAQLKCYYFDYKEQLPESAYMHQLLGLNLLFLLSQNRVAEFHTELERLPAKDIQTNVYIKHPVSLEQYLMEGSYNKVFLAKGNIPAESYTFFIDILLDTIRDEIAGCIEKAYEKILFTEATRILFFNTPKKMTDYAKKRGWVLGLNNYYSFASQQQKPEDTTIPSTELAKQVIEYARQLEMIV; encoded by the exons ATGTTCATTAAGGGCCGGCCTCCGCGGGCACCTCCCAGAGGGAGACTGAGCTCTAACCGCGGCAGGCGGAGGCAGGCAGGCgcagccccgcccccggccctggGCTCCACCTCCAGGGCCCACTTCCGCCGGGCGTGCGCCTGTAGGCGCCGCTGCCGTCAGTCGGGCAGGCGGTCTGCGGCGTCACGGAAGATGGCGGCCGCGGCGGTGAACGGGGCGGCGGGTGCCTCGGGCTCGGGGCCTGCAGCGCCCTCGGGCGCAGTCCTGCAAGCCGCGGCCGGCATGTACGAGCAACTCAAGGGCGAGTGGAACCGTAAAAGTCCCAATCTTAGCAAGTGCGGGGAAGAGCTGGGCCGTCTCAAG CTGGTTCTGCTGGAGCTCAACTTCCTGCCAACCACAGGGACCAAGCTGACCAAGCAGCAGCTCATTCTGGCCC GTGACATACTGGAGATTGGGGCCCAGTGGAGCATCCTACGCAAGGACATCCCCTCCTTTGAACGCTACATGGCCCAGCTCAAATGCTACTACTTCGATTACAA GGAGCAGCTCCCAGAATCAGCGTATATGCACCAGCTCTTGGGCCTCAACCTCCTCTTCCTGCTGTCCCAGAACCGGGTGGCTGAGTTCCATACCGAGTTGGAGCGGCTGCCTGCCAAGGATATCCAGACCAACGTATACATCAAGCATCCTGTGTCGCTTGAGCAA TACCTGATGGAGGGCAGCTACAACAAGGTGTTCCTGGCAAAAGGCAACATCCCTGCCGAGAGCTATACTTTCTTCATTGACATCCTGCTCGACACTATCAG GGATGAGATTGCTGGGTGCATCGAGAAGGCTTATGAGAAAATCCTCTTCACTGAGGCAACCCGGATCCTCTTCTTCAACACACCCAAAAAGATGACAGACTATGCTAAGAAG CGAGGGTGGGTCCTGGGCCTCAACAACTACTACAGCTTTGCCAGCCAGCAACAGAAGCCAGAAGATACCACCATCCCCTCCACAGAGTTGGCCAAACAGGTCATCGAGTATGCGAGGCAGCTGGAGATGATCGTCTGA
- the SPRED3 gene encoding sprouty-related, EVH1 domain-containing protein 3 isoform X3, whose protein sequence is MVQVRAVVMARDDSSGGWLPVGGGGLSQVSVCRVRGARPEGGARQGHYVIHGERLRDQKTTLECTLRPGLVYNKVNPIFHHWSLGDCKFGLTFQSPAEADEFQKSLLAALAALGRGSLTPSSSSTSSSPSQDTAETPCPLTSYPPLLQFTGIPEPSEPLAGAGAPGWGGRGYEDYRRAGPPAPLALSTCVVRFAKTGALRGAALGTPAALPAPLTEAAPPAPPARPPPGPGLAPAPAKTSPEAEEAARCIHCRALFRRRADGRGGRCAEAPDPGRLLVRRLSCLWCAESLLYHCLSDAEGDFSDPCACEPGHPRPAARWAALAALSLAVPCLCCYAPLRACHWVAARCGCAGCGGRHEEAAR, encoded by the exons ATGGTTCAGGTCCGAGCTGTGGTGATGGCCCGAGATGACTCCAGTGGGGGCTGGCTGCCTGTGGGGGGCGGGGGCCTCAGCCAGGTGAGCGTATGTCGGGTCCGAGGGGCCAGGCCCGAGGGGGGGGCCCGCCAGGGGCACTACGTCATCCACGGGGAGCGCCTCCGGGACCAGAAA ACCACGTTGGAGTGTACCCTGAGGCCGGGCTTGGTTTACAACAAGGTGAACCCCATCTTCCATCACTGGAGCCTGGGTGACTGCAAGTTTGGGCTAACATTTCAGAGTCCTGCAGAGGCTGATGAGTTCCAGAAGAGCCTGCTGGCTGCACTGGCCGCACTGGGTCGAG gcTCGCttaccccctcctcctcctccacctcctcctccccttcccaGGACACTGCAGAGACTCCTTGCCCTCTGACG AGCTACCCTCCACTCCTACAGTTCACGGGGATTCCGGAGCCCTCAGAGCCCCTGGCCGGGGCAGGGGCACCGGGATGGGGCGGCCGAGGCTATGAGGATTACCGGCGCGCCGGGCCGCCCGCGCCCCTCGCCCTGTCCACCTGCGTCGTGCGCTTCGCCAAGACCGGCGCGTTGAGAGGTGCAGCCCTGGGTACCCCCGCCGCACTGCCCGCCCCTCTCACTGAGGCTGCGCCCCCAGCACCCCCGGCTcgcccacccccaggccccgGCCTGGCACCTGCGCCGGCCAAGACGTCCCCGGAGGCGGAGGAGGCGGCGCGCTGCATCCACTGCCGCGCGCTCTTCCGCCGCCGCGCTGACGGGCGTGGCGGCCGCTGCGCAGAGGCCCCGGACCCGGGTCGCCTGCTGGTGCGCCGGCTCAGCTGCCTGTGGTGCGCCGAGAGCTTGCTCTACCACTGCCTGTCGGACGCCGAGGGCGACTTCTCGGACCCGTGCGCCTGCGAGCCGGGCCACCCGCGCCCTGCCGCGCGCTGGGCCGCACTGGCCGCGCTCTCCCTGGCAGTACCCTGCCTCTGCTGCTACGCGCCCCTGCGCGCATGCCACTGGGTCGCAGCGCGATGTGGCTGTGCGGGCTGCGGGGGTCGCCACGAGGAAGCAGCGCGGTGA
- the GGN gene encoding gametogenetin: MGNVQSEPSAGRGSPKQWASDRSSETRRTSPVGPEVTPSSPAMRLARGLGVWFPGSSAEPQASPSPLTLELPSPVTPPSEAATAAAVSTPSTSPVGPLLPAQSQRRKPTGIRVPRIRSLLEASHRRQGDPPSLRPLLPPPRQLTEEDLNRAPRAPSPTPPPLEPREQPPPPPSDRQPPNLRTTPALATPTATPAENQAWQSSDGLTVDGARREPPPQAGEGEMARPSASETGQSLLCKVTFKSGPLSPAAAASSSSLAAKASLGGSRGGGLFAAASGSISYAEVLKQGPLAPGAARPSGEVPRGAREAKGRNGDGEGGSGPPSAPASHAQTFPPPPYTIFPGSKPKFDWVSPPHGPEGHFRFKGAGGGLRAPRRRAAALSRPWGTPLPTPGQMQLYPRPRNPAPALLAPPKFIFPAPTSGKPVSPRPPGPQELAPPSPPTSQPPVFQLTPLPVVLPATPVPGHLESAPAPAPFPALPLAVDQIPALTLALAPALTPAPASAPTLAKPALTPIKARTRRNKGPRAARGKTREDGAPGDGPRERTASTVTDRGSREGGGGGAPLAATANIRTTRHWPPFQMLNSCPCKCYCRHQPRRRRLPCNVSAWLSIPTNHLSEPPWVATIKLAGSLVAGLEHYDLQDTHSN, from the exons ATGGGGAATGTGCAATCGGAGCCCTCCGCGGGCAGGGGCTCCCCAAAACAGTGGGCTTCGGACCGCTCCTCCGAAACTCGCCGGACATCCCCGGTGGGGCCCGAGGTGACTCCCTCTTCCCCAGCCATGCGCCTGGCTCGCGGGCTGGGCGTCTGGTTCCCTGGCAGCTCCGCTGAGCCCCAGGCCTCACCCTCGCCCCTGACCTTAGAACTGCCCTCACCAGTGACACCCCCTTCAGAGGCGGCGACTGCGGCTGCAGTCTCCACACCATCCACATCCCCCGTGGGGCCCCTTCTGCCCGCGCAGTCTCAGAGGCGAAAACCCACGGGCATTCGGGTGCCCCGGATCCGCAGTCTGCTGGAGGCGAGCCACCGAAGACAAGGCGACCCTCCGAGCCTCCGCCCGCTGCTGCCACCACCCCGTCAACTAACCGAAGAGGATCTCAACCGCGCCCCAAGGGCCCCATCCCCAACTCCGCCGCCCCTGGAGCCGCGGGAGCAGCCGCCACCGCCACCTTCTGACCGGCAGCCCCCGAACCTCAGAACCACTCCTGCTCTGGCCACACCCACCGCAACCCCTGCAGAAAACCAGGCCTGGCAGAGCAGCGACGGCCTGACGGTCGACGGAGCCCGCCGAGAGCCGCCTCCTCAAGCGGGAGAGGGCGAAATGGCCCGGCCCTCAGCCTCTGAGACCGGCCAGAGCCTGCTGTGTAAAGTCACCTTCAAGTCAGGGCCCCTTTCACCCGCTGCGGCAGCGTCGTCCAGCTCCTTAGCAGCCAAAGCCTCGCTCGGGGGCAGCAGAGGCGGTGGACTCTTCGCCGCCGCCTCGGGCTCCATCTCTTACGCTGAGGTCCTGAAGCAGGGGCCCCTAGCTCCTGGGGCCGCTCGCCCATCGGGAGAGGTCCCTCGGGGGGCTAGGGAAGCAAAGGGCAGGAACGGAGACGGCGAGGGGGGTTCTGGACCACCCTCGGCACCTGCATCTCATGCCCAGACCTTTCCACCACCACCCTACACCATCTTCCCAGGCTCCAAGCCCAAATTTGACTGGGTGAGCCCTCCGCATGGCCCCGAAGGCCACTTCCGCTTCAAAGGAGCAGGCGGAGGCCTCAGGGCTCCCCGGCGGCGCGCTGCCGCGCTCTCACGGCCCTGGGGCACCCCGCTGCCTACGCCAGGGCAGATGCAACTTTATCCCCGGCCCAGGAACCCTGCACCCGCCCTGCTGGCGCCGCCTAAGTTCATCTTCCCGGCGCCCACCAGTGGCAAGCCTGTGagccccaggcccccaggcccgCAGGAGTTAGCGCCGCCGTCGCCGCCCACATCGCAGCCGCCGGTGTTCCAGCTCACGCCGCTGCCGGTAGTGCTCCCGGCCACCCCAGTCCCGGGCCACTTGGAGTCGGCCCCCGCTCCTGCTCCATTTCCCGCTCTGCCCCTTGCGGTCGACCAGATCCCCGCCCTCACCCTCGCCCTCGCCCCAGCTTTAACCCCGGCCCCGGCCTCAGCTCCCACCTTAGCGAAGCCCGCTCTAACGCCCATCAAGGCCCGTACTCGCAGAAACAAGGGTCCCCGAGCCGCCCGGGGCAAGACCCGTGAGGATGGTGCACCTGGAGATGGTCCTCGAGAACGGACTGCATCTACTGTCACTGacagaggaagcagagagggtggcggcggcggggctcCTCTGGCCGCGACGGCTAACATCCGTACCACGCGCCACTGGCCGCCCTTTCAGATGCTTAACTCTTGCCCCTGCAAGTGTTACTGCCGCCACCAGCCACGCCGTCGCCGCCTGCCATGCAACGTGTCTGCCTG GCTGAGCATACCCACCAACCACCTGAGTGAGCCGCCCTGGGTCGCCACCATCAAGCTTGCGGGTTCCCTGGTAGCAGGGCTGGAGCACTACGACTTGCAGGATACCCATTCCAACTGA
- the SPRED3 gene encoding sprouty-related, EVH1 domain-containing protein 3 isoform X2, translating to MVQVRAVVMARDDSSGGWLPVGGGGLSQTTLECTLRPGLVYNKVNPIFHHWSLGDCKFGLTFQSPAEADEFQKSLLAALAALGRGSLTPSSSSTSSSPSQDTAETPCPLTSHMDSESSSSHSHQETPPTASAAATIITVESASGFGPATPHQRRRSSAQSYPPLLQFTGIPEPSEPLAGAGAPGWGGRGYEDYRRAGPPAPLALSTCVVRFAKTGALRGAALGTPAALPAPLTEAAPPAPPARPPPGPGLAPAPAKTSPEAEEAARCIHCRALFRRRADGRGGRCAEAPDPGRLLVRRLSCLWCAESLLYHCLSDAEGDFSDPCACEPGHPRPAARWAALAALSLAVPCLCCYAPLRACHWVAARCGCAGCGGRHEEAAR from the exons ATGGTTCAGGTCCGAGCTGTGGTGATGGCCCGAGATGACTCCAGTGGGGGCTGGCTGCCTGTGGGGGGCGGGGGCCTCAGCCAG ACCACGTTGGAGTGTACCCTGAGGCCGGGCTTGGTTTACAACAAGGTGAACCCCATCTTCCATCACTGGAGCCTGGGTGACTGCAAGTTTGGGCTAACATTTCAGAGTCCTGCAGAGGCTGATGAGTTCCAGAAGAGCCTGCTGGCTGCACTGGCCGCACTGGGTCGAG gcTCGCttaccccctcctcctcctccacctcctcctccccttcccaGGACACTGCAGAGACTCCTTGCCCTCTGACG TCCCACATGGACAGCGAGTCCTCCTCCAGTCACAGCCACCAGGAGACACCTCCCACCGCCTCCGCGGCGGCCACCATCATCACCGTGGAGTCAGCTTCTGGCTTCGGGCCGGCCACGCCCCACCAGCGCCGCCGCTCCTCCGCTCAG AGCTACCCTCCACTCCTACAGTTCACGGGGATTCCGGAGCCCTCAGAGCCCCTGGCCGGGGCAGGGGCACCGGGATGGGGCGGCCGAGGCTATGAGGATTACCGGCGCGCCGGGCCGCCCGCGCCCCTCGCCCTGTCCACCTGCGTCGTGCGCTTCGCCAAGACCGGCGCGTTGAGAGGTGCAGCCCTGGGTACCCCCGCCGCACTGCCCGCCCCTCTCACTGAGGCTGCGCCCCCAGCACCCCCGGCTcgcccacccccaggccccgGCCTGGCACCTGCGCCGGCCAAGACGTCCCCGGAGGCGGAGGAGGCGGCGCGCTGCATCCACTGCCGCGCGCTCTTCCGCCGCCGCGCTGACGGGCGTGGCGGCCGCTGCGCAGAGGCCCCGGACCCGGGTCGCCTGCTGGTGCGCCGGCTCAGCTGCCTGTGGTGCGCCGAGAGCTTGCTCTACCACTGCCTGTCGGACGCCGAGGGCGACTTCTCGGACCCGTGCGCCTGCGAGCCGGGCCACCCGCGCCCTGCCGCGCGCTGGGCCGCACTGGCCGCGCTCTCCCTGGCAGTACCCTGCCTCTGCTGCTACGCGCCCCTGCGCGCATGCCACTGGGTCGCAGCGCGATGTGGCTGTGCGGGCTGCGGGGGTCGCCACGAGGAAGCAGCGCGGTGA